One Podarcis muralis chromosome 1, rPodMur119.hap1.1, whole genome shotgun sequence genomic window carries:
- the RRAS2 gene encoding ras-related protein R-Ras2 isoform X3 has protein sequence MREQYMRTGEGFLLVFSVTDRGSFEEIYKFQRQILRVKDRDEFPMILVGNKADLDHQRQVTQEEGQQLARQLKVTYMEASAKIRLNVDQAFHELVRVIRKFQEQECPPSPEPTRKEKDKKGCHCVIF, from the exons ATGCGGGAACAGTACATGCGGACAGGAGaaggttttctgcttgttttctcAGTCACAGATAGAGGAAG cttTGAAGAAATCTATAAGTTTCAAAGGCAGATTCTTCGAGTAAAAGATCGTGATGAATTCCCTATGATTCTAGTTGGCAACAAAGCAGACCTGGACCATCAGAGACAGGTAAC GCAAGAGGAAGGTCAACAACTAGCAAGGCAGCTGAAGGTAACATATATGGAAGCATCAGCAAAAATACGACTGAATGTAGACCAAGCTTTTCATGAGCTTGTCAGAGTTATAAG GAAATTTCAAGAGCAAGAATGCCCTCCTTCCCCAGAGCCGACAAGGAAGGAAAAGGACAAGAAAGGATGTCATTGTGTCATCTTCTAA
- the RRAS2 gene encoding ras-related protein R-Ras2 isoform X2, producing the protein MPFQEFALQQSYFVTDYDPTIEDSYTKQCVIDERAARLDILDTAGQEEFGAMREQYMRTGEGFLLVFSVTDRGSFEEIYKFQRQILRVKDRDEFPMILVGNKADLDHQRQVTQEEGQQLARQLKVTYMEASAKIRLNVDQAFHELVRVIRKFQEQECPPSPEPTRKEKDKKGCHCVIF; encoded by the exons TCCTACTTCGTTACAGATTATGATCCAACAATTGAAGATTCTTACACAAAACAATGTGTGATAGATGAGAGGGCAGCAAGATTAGATA TCCTAGATACAGCAGGCCAAGAGGAGTTTGGAGCTATGCGGGAACAGTACATGCGGACAGGAGaaggttttctgcttgttttctcAGTCACAGATAGAGGAAG cttTGAAGAAATCTATAAGTTTCAAAGGCAGATTCTTCGAGTAAAAGATCGTGATGAATTCCCTATGATTCTAGTTGGCAACAAAGCAGACCTGGACCATCAGAGACAGGTAAC GCAAGAGGAAGGTCAACAACTAGCAAGGCAGCTGAAGGTAACATATATGGAAGCATCAGCAAAAATACGACTGAATGTAGACCAAGCTTTTCATGAGCTTGTCAGAGTTATAAG GAAATTTCAAGAGCAAGAATGCCCTCCTTCCCCAGAGCCGACAAGGAAGGAAAAGGACAAGAAAGGATGTCATTGTGTCATCTTCTAA